In Limibacter armeniacum, a single window of DNA contains:
- the dnaB gene encoding replicative DNA helicase: protein MNENSSESRNQIIRSGIRNLQTPPSSELLGGKKRPYDYDLEQAVLGALMLEKEALTDVIEILKPDTFDKEAHQSIYRAIVTLFGKSEAIDLMTVTNELRKMGDLEKAGGPAYIAMLTQKVNSAGNIIFHARILVEYAIKRQLISIANNIQREAYEDTIDVFDLLDKMEASLFEVSEMNIRKNFSGMPEIMNEVVRELESMKDHKDGLTGVPSGFSHLDRVTSGWQRSDLVIIAARPAMGKTAFVLSTLRNAAIDFKKPVAMFSLEMSSAQLVKRLISAEAELESEKLRKGNLSDMEWKKFVDKTGTLTEAPIFIDDTPALTVLELRAKCRRLKAQHDIQMIVIDYLQLMSGGDSKTKGNREQEIAFISRSLKQIAKELDVPVIALSQLSRAVETRGGDKRPQLSDLRESGSIEQDADMVMFLYRPEYYDITEDEEGNSTQGLGEVIIAKNRAGSLENIKLKFIGKYTKFQDWDNGGFMDTDQFGGDPSGLLSMGSASMANVPGADMDGFDVGYGNDEEDSGTITLGSKLNERNNNTPPDNPPF from the coding sequence ATGAACGAGAACTCATCGGAAAGCAGAAATCAGATTATCAGATCAGGTATCAGAAACCTTCAGACTCCCCCAAGTTCGGAATTGTTAGGAGGTAAGAAGCGACCTTATGATTACGACTTGGAACAAGCCGTATTGGGTGCGCTTATGCTTGAAAAAGAGGCCTTGACTGATGTAATCGAGATTCTGAAACCCGATACTTTTGATAAAGAAGCACACCAGTCCATTTATAGGGCTATCGTGACATTGTTCGGTAAGTCAGAGGCTATTGACTTAATGACAGTGACCAATGAGTTGCGAAAAATGGGGGATCTGGAAAAGGCAGGTGGTCCCGCATATATCGCCATGTTGACTCAGAAAGTGAACTCAGCAGGAAATATTATTTTCCACGCACGTATCCTGGTTGAATATGCCATTAAACGTCAGCTGATCTCGATTGCTAATAACATTCAGCGAGAAGCGTATGAAGATACGATTGACGTTTTTGACCTGCTAGATAAGATGGAAGCATCCCTGTTTGAGGTTTCGGAAATGAATATCCGAAAGAACTTCTCAGGAATGCCAGAAATCATGAATGAGGTAGTTCGTGAGCTAGAATCAATGAAAGACCATAAGGATGGGCTAACTGGTGTTCCGTCAGGTTTTTCACATTTGGATAGGGTGACTTCGGGTTGGCAACGTTCAGATTTGGTAATTATAGCAGCACGTCCTGCGATGGGTAAGACGGCATTCGTACTTTCCACCCTGAGAAATGCGGCTATTGATTTCAAGAAACCTGTTGCCATGTTCTCTTTGGAGATGTCCTCTGCACAGCTGGTAAAACGTTTGATTTCGGCTGAGGCAGAACTGGAAAGTGAAAAGTTGAGAAAGGGTAACCTTTCTGACATGGAATGGAAAAAGTTTGTAGACAAGACTGGTACACTGACAGAAGCACCAATTTTTATTGATGATACTCCTGCTCTAACTGTCTTGGAACTTCGAGCCAAATGTCGAAGACTGAAAGCACAACACGACATCCAAATGATTGTGATTGACTACCTTCAGCTGATGAGTGGTGGTGACTCCAAGACTAAGGGTAACCGTGAACAGGAAATTGCCTTTATTTCCCGATCATTGAAACAGATTGCGAAGGAGTTGGATGTACCCGTTATTGCACTTTCACAGTTGTCACGTGCGGTTGAAACCCGTGGTGGAGATAAGCGTCCACAGCTATCCGACCTTCGTGAATCAGGTTCCATTGAGCAGGATGCCGATATGGTAATGTTCCTTTACCGTCCTGAGTATTATGATATTACTGAGGATGAGGAAGGAAACTCAACTCAAGGGTTAGGTGAAGTAATTATTGCTAAGAACCGTGCTGGTTCACTTGAAAACATCAAACTTAAATTTATTGGTAAGTATACCAAGTTCCAGGACTGGGACAATGGAGGGTTTATGGATACTGATCAGTTTGGTGGTGACCCTAGTGGTTTACTTTCAATGGGCTCTGCAAGTATGGCAAATGTGCCTGGAGCTGATATGGATGGTTTCGATGTTGGGTATGGTAACGATGAAGAAGACAGCGGTACCATTACATTGGGCAGTAAACTGAATGAGAGAAACAATAATACTCCACCAGATAATCCTCCTTTTTAA
- a CDS encoding UDP-N-acetylmuramate--L-alanine ligase: protein MKVHFIAIGGSIMHNLAIALKAKGYTVSGSDDEIYEPSFSALKSEGLLPEQMGWFPDRVTEDLDAVILGMHAREDNPELQKAKSLGLKVYSYPEYVYEQSKNKQRVVVAGSHGKTTVTAMIIHVLKAAGKNPDYLVGARLKGVERPVKLTEEAPVIVIEGDEYFTSPTDRRPKFLNYHHHFGVITGIAWDHVNVYPEYDTYEDQFRQFAELTPKAGLIAYSEDDKTLKKLIKQAQINEEDVKLFPYGAVKTKVKDGITYLKQTGEALKVFGEHNMQNINAAMIICSQLGVSEETFNQAITSFEGASLRLQLLAEKNGTKVFRDFAHAPSKVQATVQAFAKQFKGSKSVACLELHTFSSLNKDFIGQYKNTMKDADEAIVYFSPKTIEHKKLSPISVSEVENAFAHKNIKVFTDSEMLKQYLTQKDWNNHNLLIMTSGSFDGLNLIDLAEEVTK from the coding sequence ATGAAGGTACATTTTATCGCAATTGGAGGAAGTATAATGCATAACCTTGCCATTGCATTGAAAGCAAAAGGCTATACGGTTTCAGGTTCAGATGATGAGATTTACGAGCCTTCATTCAGCGCATTGAAATCAGAGGGACTACTTCCTGAGCAGATGGGTTGGTTTCCTGATCGTGTAACAGAGGACTTGGACGCTGTCATCCTTGGCATGCATGCAAGAGAGGATAACCCTGAGTTGCAGAAAGCCAAATCACTTGGACTTAAAGTATATTCTTACCCTGAATACGTTTACGAACAGTCAAAAAATAAGCAACGTGTCGTAGTCGCAGGTAGTCATGGCAAAACAACCGTTACTGCTATGATTATTCACGTGCTAAAAGCGGCCGGTAAAAATCCTGATTACTTGGTTGGCGCAAGACTTAAAGGTGTTGAGCGTCCTGTAAAGCTGACAGAAGAAGCACCAGTGATCGTTATTGAAGGAGATGAATACTTTACCTCTCCTACTGACAGACGTCCTAAATTCTTGAACTACCACCACCATTTTGGTGTAATTACAGGAATCGCATGGGATCATGTGAATGTTTATCCTGAATATGATACTTATGAGGATCAGTTCCGCCAGTTTGCTGAACTGACACCAAAAGCAGGCCTGATCGCCTATAGTGAGGATGACAAGACATTAAAGAAGCTGATCAAGCAAGCTCAGATCAATGAGGAAGACGTGAAGCTATTCCCTTACGGTGCGGTAAAAACCAAAGTAAAGGATGGTATCACATACTTGAAACAGACGGGTGAAGCCTTAAAGGTATTTGGTGAGCATAATATGCAGAACATCAATGCTGCCATGATTATCTGTTCTCAGTTGGGTGTTTCTGAAGAAACTTTTAACCAAGCCATTACTTCTTTTGAAGGTGCATCACTCAGACTTCAGCTTTTAGCGGAAAAAAATGGAACTAAAGTTTTCAGAGACTTTGCACACGCTCCTTCAAAAGTACAAGCCACTGTTCAAGCATTTGCTAAGCAATTCAAAGGCAGCAAGTCTGTTGCTTGTCTTGAGCTCCATACATTCAGCAGCTTGAATAAAGACTTTATCGGGCAATATAAGAACACCATGAAGGACGCTGATGAAGCAATTGTTTACTTCAGCCCTAAAACAATTGAGCACAAGAAACTTTCTCCTATTTCAGTTAGTGAAGTAGAGAATGCATTTGCTCATAAAAACATTAAGGTGTTCACTGATTCTGAAATGTTGAAACAATACCTGACACAGAAGGATTGGAACAACCATAACCTTCTGATTATGACTTCAGGCAGCTTTGATGGGTTAAACCTGATCGACCTTGCTGAAGAAGTGACAAAATAA